The Pochonia chlamydosporia 170 chromosome 3, whole genome shotgun sequence genome contains the following window.
GCTTCGAGGCATGATCGGCATCGAAGCTTGGCAGGGGTCTGAACGAACTCGttggtactccgtacttacAGTTCAGATGAACGAGCAACGGAGCATTGCTTCAAAAGGGACAGACTCCGTCTTGTATGGATCCCCAATCGCGGTAGTTCGGCACCACCTCCTTGGGCAAAGAGCTGAATGAGGCAACCAACCGTTCCCATCAGCAACGACACCATGTTTACATTGGGGTACCTGGTGAAGATGAACAGCAATTAATCTTCCGGTCCTGCGCCAAATCGTTGGTGTCATGCGAGGCAGTTTACACGTGGGGATTATCTTGCAGCCCATGCTTTCGTGCTTCGTGGCTCAAGCAACCCCGATCGTTAAGTCCGGCCACCAGACAATCTCCTACAACACATTTTCCCAAACAGGGTTTTGAAAGTTACCAGAAGCAGGGCATTCATTGAGACTCGCTGTCGATATGCAACTTCAGCTGGGTGTGGCGTCCGTGCCTGGGACCAATATGCGCCAGATGTGCATTTTGACCCCTGGTGGCGGAAAATGCACAAAATGTTCATCTTCAGTGACCAGGGTTCATACAGATTGGGCAACGCCAGTTTCTCTGGCCCCCATTTGCTTGGGGAACCTGTCTCGAACTCTTCTCCCCTGATGAACGCTACCAGAGGGGGGCAACGAAGAGAAGACATGACAAATTTGAATCTGAGGACTTTGTCGGTCAACTCCGCGTGGTGCAATGGAATCTCGTGGTAATTAGTTACCCGCTCGACAACTAAGAAAGCCTAGATTCAGGCACAGGGGTGAGTTGGGTTCGCGGTCAAGACCCATAGCTCCGGCTGGCCGAGACAAACAAGTGTCGGCCAAGGAAGCTTCGTATATAATGCACTCTGGGAGGTCTTTCCGTGCGGAAGTCGAGATGTAttgccaacaccatgttGGCAGTGGTTGCTCtgtctgatgttgatggagaaatCGTGTTCATCCATACACAAAAAGAAGGGTGCTTGCCCAGCTAGGTCAACTATGATAGCCACAAGTCTTGAAAGCAGAGCAGCTACTAAACTTGTGCCCCTACAAAGTCGAGTTCGACCTGACGGTCAAAAGATTAGCGTTTGATTGCTACAAACTGATTTAGACCCGTACCTAACGGCCCTAAAGTTTGAAAGATGTCAACCTGTCAACGCCCGCGGTTAGGCTAAACTAGTATACGAAAAGAGCGTTGCTTTGACCTTCTCAGGCAGTCGGAGGTGTGGGCAACACTCAACGAGAGAGGCTTATGCAACATGCGCCAATAGGCTAATAATGTCTGGAAGCAACCCTATGTAATGGTTACCGGCATATTTTACATCTGTGCGGCTTTCTATCACACCAGGGTCTAACAGGTGGCAAAATATCGTCTGTCCATGTGCCAGCAAGAGCCTTCTTTTTGGAGTACAAGCTATGATAGTGTCTGAGCGGCGAAGAACTTGACACTTCAACTTGTGAATAAGCATAAGCCGCGAAATCCGGGCCGGCTGAATTAGCCTGAGACGGACTGCCGTGGTCTTACAGAGTTCAGCTCGTTTTAACCGGTAAGAGCGATGCGGTCCCGGATCGGCCAACGGTTCTTTCATGGCAGCCATGTAAGCGGATGATGGTTGGCATTGTTTTGGCACAAAGCATGTATGGGGGCAACGTTTTGAGCACGACCCTCTTGCTTTTATTGTACTAGCTTTTGGCCGAGAAGAGACTTGTAGTGGATATTTTGACCCGGGCAAAGCGTAGCAGATTTCCCTGCCTGGTATTGAAAATGGACTATATAcagaagagagaagagaataCCGAAAACACACCCACGCCTTCCCCCAGCAGAGTACCAGAATTTTCCGAGTACCAAGGTATCCCTAAACAATGAAAAGGCAATTTCCGTAACAAACTCCAAATGCAGCGGGACCCTCCCAACTGCGTTAAGAAGTCGAAGGCTCAACGGCATAAAAGGCAGACGCTCTTGGCTATATTCGCTAGAGACTGCATACAATGAAGTGAAATAGATCATAAAGTAATAAAGGGTAGTAATAGTAATACTAGGATTAAGTAGATAACTTGGTATCATGACGTTCTTAACAGTGTTGGCTGCCATCGGCAGAGTCTGCTCGGGCCTTGGCCAACTCTGTTGTGCTATCAGACGCAAACGTTCTGGAGCTGCCAGCCGGTGATCTGAATTGACTCCGACGACGCTGATGTACTGATAAACCCTTGTCGCCACCGCGTCTACCGACAACAAACTCCGGCACGTCGGGTTTTCTCCCGAATCTCAGGGTGTCGAAAAACTCGACGCACGCTGACCACGATGTAACAGCATAGATGACAGCGTTCCAAAATCCTTGAAGCGGGAGCACAAAGGCACTCATGAATTCTAATGGGACAGATGTGTCCTTCGAATGTATCAACGAATATACTCGATTGGCGCTGGATGGGATCCAAGTAATGAGAATAGCCGTGAAGAAGAGGATAGAGCACTTCGTGTACGACCAAGCTGCGTTGTTGAGTTCATGGTTTCGTCGTCGTGCCATATTTGCTGGTCTTCGAGGGATATTCTGTATCGTAGGAGTCTGCTGCAGTGTCGTTCCTTGCATGGGCAGGGAAACTTCATCGTTGGATTGGGGTGAGCTGTACGAGTCCGCCGAGATGTGCACCGAGTAAGCACCGTTGGGGCTTCTTGCACTTGGTCCCacgttgacgttgacgtctCGTCGATTCATGCTAGCAAGCTGGATTTCCTTGTCTCCTGCCATCTCGGTGGTGACGGTGATTTCAGTAGTCTTCACGGTAGAGATGGCATCGCCGTTGACAGATAGAGGGTCAGGGTCAGAGGAGTGGAAGTCGCGAAGCTGCTTGCGTTTTTCATAAATGGTGCGGCCGGCTCGGATATAGATGAAAAAGGTGATGAAAATTACAACCCTGAAGAGCTTGGTTAGCAAGAGCGTAAAAAAAGTGATTGTAAAGCTGGTAGTCACTCACCAGACAGGGGCATAGAAGGCCACAATTCGTAGGATATCCCAGTCGTAAGAGATCCAGCACCACAGAGTAGCATTTCCATACACGCGGGTTCCCTCGCCATTCTTGATAAAGAGGAATACGAAAGCAGGGACAAGGGGGATGCCGTAGCAAGCTATTAAGTACGGAATTTCCATGCGTCGCAGGCGTGCGGCGTCAAATTTGAAGTAGAACGTAAGATACacattgatggccatggccaaggtccAAAAAGCGTCTGCAGGCATGAACCTATTCCATCATTTACAATTAGTCACAGACTGACTTGGGTTGTGGTTATGCAAAGATGGACCAGTAGAAGCGACTTACAGCTGAATAAGGAATGCTTGGAACTGACAGCCAAAGGATGTGATGTTTGCCAAGTAGGACCGTGACATCAGCGTTCCAATGTTTGTCAACATGTTGCCAAAGGAGGCATAAAAGACCAATCTGTTGATTGGCTTGTGAAAGGATTGTGAGGAACAAAAGGTAACGATTGTGAAGAGACAGCCCAAGAGCGACAAGACGGAGCATGCTCTCTCGATGGCACTGATGGCCTCGAGCTGGCTCTCTGTTATTCCACCCATTTTCAAAACGTGTTTTCGAGCACGAAGAGCCAGTCAAGACGCCTCGGGTTGGTTCTGATGTCGAAGCGAAGTACACAACAGACAGTCAACAGAATCGGCGAACCACCACGATGGTAGAATAGCAGAAGGCTTGACTCCTGTGGCGCCGTGGTTCTGGGGTTGAGAGTCTTGGGGGCCAATCCAGGGTCTCTCTGCTTGTAGAGAAACCGGGGGATAGCGTATCTTTTAATACTTTTGTGTATATCGACCACAGGGGGGGAAGGCTACCGGCAGAGAAGAGATGAACCGGTGATTCAGGCGGCTTGTCGTCTGATCGAAAGAAAGGGTAGGAGGTCTGTGAGAGTCAAGCCAGGTATGCTCATGGCCCAAGCACGGGAGGCTTTTCTCAATCGAAGGAGACTGGCCGATCTCTAGTCTGCGGGAGATGGCAAGGTTTCCTCGGAAGAAGAGACTAGGTAGGAAAACAAAACCCAACAGACCGGGATGAGACAAGGAGCggggagatgatgaagattCAACCAAGTGATTGCGGGTATTAGTAAGTGCTTTTAATGGAGTTGAAGTATTGAAGTTGCCCGATCTGCAAGAGAATTGGCTGTTTCGGCAAATAACATCTACCGTCAATGTGGTTCAAGATGTCCCATGCCCGTCCGGTTTCCTAGACTGTGTTGTCGACCGCAGGATGGCGTTAACCAGGGGGAGCCAGTTGTCGAAAGAGGGAGGCTCTTCAGAACCCCGAAAGAGACAATAGTTGCTGtagacaaagaaagaaagatCTGGAATTTGCAAAAATGTCTTGGTGTGTTGTAGAGATTTAACACGGGACGGTCAGGACTCAGGATACTCGACTCATGGGACAAACACGACACGGTTGCACTGGCCCAACAACGCACACAACCTAACAACATGGCATGCCACCAGTTTGTGCTCCCGTGTCCAGGAACATACTTGTAACTCTGTACACAGGACTCTGCGTTCTCCATATCCAGTTCTTTTCGAGCCCGTAAAAAAGCGCCGTTACCCTCCTCTCGGGCTGTTGTGGGAACGGTCTGTCTGTGTACCATGTGGCGTAATccaacagccgcctcctTGGAACCAGGGTAGTTAGAAACTAACATGAAGGCACCGATATAACAGTTGGCAAGGGTCCATGCAGGCTGGGACGGAGCGCGGTGAAAAAGAATTCTTCAGCTTGCCGCACAGGAGACTGCATTCCAAACCCTGGGACTGGGCTGACGGCGGCAGATGTCTTCACCACGAAGCTAACAAGTTACAGGCAGAATGCGGTGGGAATGCAGCGTTACATCGAGCCAGAAAACGGCTACAAGCCGATGTGTGAATAACCCAGGTCCCTTGTTTAGTTCGACTAGAGTTGTCTGAGTTGAGTGTGAGGCATGTgggggatgatgaggacttgCAAGTTTGTCGGAGGAGGTTACATTCTACATATTGCACATACAAACTTGGAATACCTTGAACTCGTTCAACTTGGAACAGTCCCGGCAGATTCATAGACCGTAACTAACTCACTAGGAGTCTTCCGTCGAAGATACTTATGTTTTCGACAACGTAGAGTTGAGAGTTGATGCTGACATTCAGTGGTTCCTCTCCCACTATGGGACGGTATTGTCAGCATGACTCTTGATGCGTGGGGAGTACAAGAAACAACAGGTTGACGAATGGGAGCAAAAAGAGTCTTTGCCAGGGACAAGTGGAGGACATCTCCTCTCCTTTGCCCCTGTTGCCATGCTCTCTACGCCCGGCCCCTGTTCCTTGTCTCTTTAGCACCGTTGGCCATATTAGCCTCTTTCATCAGCGGTTGAGGAGGCGGCAGGGGGGGTTTccaaggtggtggtggcgaGTTGTGACCGCAAATGGGCAGCGATACTACCTTTGAGTTGATAAGTCGGCCTTGATTGGAAATGTCTTGGCCGACCCCTCAAGGCATTGACGATCCTGGGGAAAGCTGGTATTActtggcttgccttgcctcaTCCGTAGATTTGATGATACTGTGCTGTACCGTATTTGCTTTTTGCAGTCTTCGCTGATTGTTCTACGCAGCCACGCCACGGTAATTTGACCTGCACAATTGTGGATTAGTCTTGCGAGTTGGAGGCGGACATGAAAGGAGATGCCGAATATGCATCTCTTTGTTCTGACGGGGCCACGTACGGCAACTTGCATGTGAAGGCCTCTCATGGTCAGATCATTTTCCGGAGGCTGCATGGTAAAGGCATGACGCTTTGCTTCACGGGCACATGTTACCAACAGCATTGTCTTCGTCTTCCGTCTATTGCGTTTTGACATGATCTGGTCGCCATGTCACTTTATGCTAAGAGATGAGGGTTGAGGCGACCGATGCAACTCCAGGCATCATCAACTAACTAGCATTAAAggctgatgaagaagatggaaatTTCCGATGGACTCCTCAATTTTGAACCACCTTTTGCGAAACAACGATGCGGTGTTCGCCAGGGGTATTTCCGAAGAGAGGAGACGTGCCTTGAGACATTCCAAGTATCTAAGCATACTAGTTATGGAGAACAAGCGCAAAGACGGGAGCTTTTTTTGCCACATCTCAATTTCCTCTCGACTTTTAAGTCAGGAGTACAACTCGGAATAAACATTGGCAGTGGATTTCCATCAACGTCGGTAGCCGTTGCTACTCTTTAAATGTACATAGACTCATCGTCTGACCTCACCGGTTGACTCTGCCCAGCTACTCGTATTGGATGAGGATACCTCAGTGTATCATGTATCATCTTTCATGCATACACACATTCATCGGTCGCTATCAGCCGATGAGAAAAGCGAAGACATCCAGACACAAAGACAGGGTGCATCCCGAGTCATTTCTCAGCAACCAAGCAAGAAACGAACACCGCCGGCTACCCACAGACACCTCTCAAATGGAAAGATTGTCGAAAACTAGCAGACAGGCCCAGTGTCTGTGCTTTGACAAGGCGAAGAGTGATAACATGACTGGCTGCTCGCCCGACCTTGGTCATCTCTGCCCTCCCattcttttcaatgttcccatcAAAAAGAGTCGCGGCTCGTACCACCTTGCAAAGTCTAGTCGCGTTCGCCCAACCCTGTACAAGACCAAAATGAGGTCCCCTCTTTTCATAGCGAATTGTGTCCCATCCGTCAGTTGATCGACATGAGTGAGTGAGTTGAAGCATCCGCTTTTTCGCAACGGCTTGCGGCCCTTTCCAACGACGTCCATTGATGGCGTAAAGTGGCGCTCTCTGCCCTGAACTCTGAACTAACATGCCAAACATGCCATTCTAGCACTTCAAATGCTACCTGTTGGCAAGAAATGGcaagcaagagcaacaagAGAGAAAAAATTCCGAGGAAAATCGACAATGTTGCGCCACCGTTTCATGTCTTGCATTGCAAACCCCGGATTTGGCCAAACTTTCAATGCTTGCAATCAACCACCCAACTCAACTGCCTCGGCTGCTGGGTCCTGATAATTGCCCTGACTTTGTTTGAATGAGCTTGACCACTTGATCAGCTGCCCCAAGGCTAAAGCCTGATCCTGGTCTTGGCTGCCGCCTGGCCAAGAGATCGAGCATGAGAAGAGCCCGCCAGCATCGATGGGAACATGTCATATTAGCCGGACAACTACAGATCAGGGGCAGCCCGAAAGCAACGGAAACTGACGGTGCTAGTACCTGGGCTAGCCGATGCAGCCGCCTTGGCTCTTGGAGTT
Protein-coding sequences here:
- a CDS encoding cAMP receptor-like protein (similar to Cordyceps militaris CM01 XP_006670851.1) gives rise to the protein MGGITESQLEAISAIERACSVLSLLGCLFTIVTFCSSQSFHKPINRLVFYASFGNMLTNIGTLMSRSYLANITSFGCQFQAFLIQLFMPADAFWTLAMAINVYLTFYFKFDAARLRRMEIPYLIACYGIPLVPAFVFLFIKNGEGTRVYGNATLWCWISYDWDILRIVAFYAPVWVVIFITFFIYIRAGRTIYEKRKQLRDFHSSDPDPLSVNGDAISTVKTTEITVTTEMAGDKEIQLASMNRRDVNVNVGPSARSPNGAYSVHISADSYSSPQSNDEVSLPMQGTTLQQTPTIQNIPRRPANMARRRNHELNNAAWSYTKCSILFFTAILITWIPSSANRVYSLIHSKDTSVPLEFMSAFVLPLQGFWNAVIYAVTSWSACVEFFDTLRFGRKPDVPEFVVGRRGGDKGLSVHQRRRSQFRSPAGSSRTFASDSTTELAKARADSADGSQHC